TTCACTAATTGAATAGGATAAAATATTCACTTTATACTCCTCTACCAAAGTATTCATTGACGTTAATTGGTGAGGAACATAATTAGCTATTAAGAACACTGCTTTCATAATTTATTTGCTATTTTTTGCTTTATCTCTCTTTCCTCGTTGTACATAGCTCTATAGTATCCTTTTTTTATAATTTTAGCTGGTATTCCTGCATACATAGAGTATTTATCTAATTCCATATTTTTATTCACCAATGAATAACTACAAACAATTGCAAAATCTTCTAAGATTACTCCCTTACTAATTGTTGATCTATAACCAATGAATACATTTTTACCAATTACAATAGGTTGAGTTAACTTAGTAACAGATTTATCATTAAGATCTACTATGTAATGAAAATTAGTATCAATTATTTGACATTCCCAAGTGATACTTGTATCTTCACCAATCGTAATTAATTCTGAACAGATAATTTTGCTTTTATTACCAATTGATACATTTTTTTCTAAACTTAATTTTGCATTTTTATCAACTCTAATTATTACACCATTTGCAAATCTATTTTTAGATGATAACTCAAATGTTCCTTGGATATTTAATAAAGTTTTTTCTGAATTCCAATACATATTGTCTTCGCCTAAAAAACCAAAACGAACCATTGCAGGTTTCACTTTTCCTTTCAAAATTACATTTCCTGACAAACTATAAAATCTTACATTTCTTGTTAATATAATGGGAATTTTTATAGCCTGATTGAAAGGTAACATATAAAAGTTAAAAAATAGAGTTCGCCAGATACTTACTCTACAAATTCTTCTAAAAGAATTCAACTTATTCCACATGCTTTTTTTCTTCTCTTAAATTTTTAATCACTTTTGCAGGTACTCCTGCCACTCTATGATATGGAGGAACATCTTTAGTTACAATACTTCCAGCTGCAACATGTGCCATTTCTCCAACTATTTTTCCTGGTAAAATAATAGATGTTGTAGATATTGCACATCCCTTTTTTAAAACTATTTTACTTGATGTTCCCTTACCTTCTATTGAATCTCCATTTGGAGTAATTTCATGAAAACCAGTTACTACAATGGTTCTCATACCTAATTTACAATAATCTTCTATAACAACCTCACTTCCAGGACTGGATGAAATAATAGCTTCTGGACCAATCCATACATTTTTTCCAATAATAATTTTCCCATTTTTGAAAATTCTTGCTGAGGAACAAATTTGTGTATGCTCTCCAATCTCGCAACCAATGGATTGATATAAGAATCTTTTAATTGATTCTAACATTTCTATTTTTTTTATATATTACTACCATTATTCCTAAAAATAAACCGCTCAATACTATGTTACTATATACTAAAGCCCATGCTCCGTTTAGTTTAAATCGTTCTATCAGAATCACTAAAGCAATAATTGACAAAAAGTCTCTAAAAAGTCGAATCGCAAACATTAACCAGTTTTTCCCTAAAGAAGTAAAGGCTTGGGCATAGACATTACTAACGCTAGTAAATATTGTAGAAAATACCGCAACCGCAATTAATCCTGCTAACCCATCAAATGTTTCTCCATAGCTTTTTGCTATCAATGAAGAAAACAATACAACGACTATACAGGGAATTAGGGTTGCTACAAAATTAATTTGAATCGTACGATTTAAAATTAAAGTATGTTGAGATGCATTATTTACATTTGATGATAAATGACTTAAAACTACATTGCGTAAAATACCTGGGATAAAAAGAATAATTGCATTCCATTGCATGGCAGCAGAATACATACCTAAATCGCCTACTGTTGCCAACCTCACTAAAAGTACACTTGATAACCATGATGCTACCGCATAAGTGCATTCTTGCAGGGCTATTGGAAAGGAAAAACTAAGGGTTTTATGAAACAATTGTTTATCTGTAGTTTCGTAGTGTATATTTTTAGGAATTGCTTTTTTAACCACTGAATAATTGAGAATACAATTGAGAATTTGCACAATAATTAGTGCCATCAAAGCCCCTTCGAACTTATACAAATAAGTAAGGCCTACTGTAAAAACAAAGGTTAATATCCCTATAATAGAATTGATTTTAGCTAACTCTTTAAATTTACCAAAGCCAGCCATCATTCCTATTTGTGTAGTTGTTATTGCATTAAATACAATTAAAATAGCCAATAAACGCAAAGCATAGCCTAAGTCTTGAATTTTTAGGACATCTATAGCTACCTTGTCTGCAAATAAAAATAAAAAAATAGCCATAAAACCACTAAAAACCAATGTAATTTGATTTGCATATTTTATGAATATTTTTATTTTTTCTGGTTTATGATTTTTAAATTCAGCTATAAATTTCGTTGCGGTATATCCTAAACCAAACGTAGAAAAAATACCAATGGTTAGTATGGTATTTCGAATAATTCCATATTCTCCATACACATCCTTCCCTAGAATTCTGGCTACTAAGATACCAGCTAATAAAGCTAACCCTTTACCTACTAAATTACCTGCTAAAGACCAAGCAGAGTCTTTTATTAATTTATTATTTTTTAATCTATTGTATATAGAAATAATTTTCATTTTTATTGTACTAAACATTCTCTAATAAATAGCGAGTATATACTTTAAGGTTAACGTCTGATAATTCTTTTGTTTAACTTTTCGATATATTTAAATCATTGTTGGATTGAATTTTATAAAACTTTTAAAACATTCATAACAGAAAATTTCTTTTATAAAATAGGTTTGTATTTAACGAATTTATAACCTTACCAAAGATAAATTTCTTTAATTTCATTTCTTCGAAATCAAGAAATCTTAACTTATGCTTATCCTAACAATTTCTAGATCAAAAACTTCTTTATGCTGTGCCAATAACATGGCATTAGACAAAACTACATATCCTGTTCCTACAACCGTTATTTTCATTATTTACTTATTTTCAATAACATTAATTTATTTTATAATTTTCATCAAATATTCGCCATACCCACTTTTTTTCAGTGGTTCTGCAATATTCATTAATTCTTCTTTTGTAATGTATCCCATACGATACGCCACTTCTTCTATGGCACCAATTTTCATTCCTTGACGCTCTTCGATCACTTGAACAAATTGACCAGCTTGCATCAATGAATTGATTGTTCCAGTATCCAACCAAGCTGTACCACGATTGAAAACACCAACTTTCAACTTTCCTCTTTTCAAGTATTCGGCATTGATATCTGTGATCTCTAATTCGCCACGTGGAGAAGGTTTGATATTTTTTGCAATTTCTACCACATCATTGTCATAGAAATACAAACCTGGTACCGCATAATTTGACTTGGGTTCAGTTGGTTTTTCTTCAATTGAAACA
This portion of the Empedobacter stercoris genome encodes:
- a CDS encoding acyltransferase, encoding MSGNVILKGKVKPAMVRFGFLGEDNMYWNSEKTLLNIQGTFELSSKNRFANGVIIRVDKNAKLSLEKNVSIGNKSKIICSELITIGEDTSITWECQIIDTNFHYIVDLNDKSVTKLTQPIVIGKNVFIGYRSTISKGVILEDFAIVCSYSLVNKNMELDKYSMYAGIPAKIIKKGYYRAMYNEEREIKQKIANKL
- a CDS encoding acyltransferase, encoding MLESIKRFLYQSIGCEIGEHTQICSSARIFKNGKIIIGKNVWIGPEAIISSSPGSEVVIEDYCKLGMRTIVVTGFHEITPNGDSIEGKGTSSKIVLKKGCAISTTSIILPGKIVGEMAHVAAGSIVTKDVPPYHRVAGVPAKVIKNLREEKKHVE
- a CDS encoding oligosaccharide flippase family protein yields the protein MKIISIYNRLKNNKLIKDSAWSLAGNLVGKGLALLAGILVARILGKDVYGEYGIIRNTILTIGIFSTFGLGYTATKFIAEFKNHKPEKIKIFIKYANQITLVFSGFMAIFLFLFADKVAIDVLKIQDLGYALRLLAILIVFNAITTTQIGMMAGFGKFKELAKINSIIGILTFVFTVGLTYLYKFEGALMALIIVQILNCILNYSVVKKAIPKNIHYETTDKQLFHKTLSFSFPIALQECTYAVASWLSSVLLVRLATVGDLGMYSAAMQWNAIILFIPGILRNVVLSHLSSNVNNASQHTLILNRTIQINFVATLIPCIVVVLFSSLIAKSYGETFDGLAGLIAVAVFSTIFTSVSNVYAQAFTSLGKNWLMFAIRLFRDFLSIIALVILIERFKLNGAWALVYSNIVLSGLFLGIMVVIYKKNRNVRIN